The Gordonibacter urolithinfaciens genome contains a region encoding:
- a CDS encoding transposase, which translates to MRRQARLARQLDKPRPKKRRLRDEAAAKTLKRNREGVPNSYKLNKTNVTAGGLNSPIKAMKRMSHGSRPSNA; encoded by the coding sequence GTGCGCAGACAAGCGCGACTCGCTCGCCAATTGGATAAGCCTCGCCCAAAGAAGCGGCGTCTTCGAGATGAAGCGGCAGCCAAGACCCTGAAGCGCAACCGCGAAGGTGTGCCGAACAGTTATAAGCTCAACAAAACCAACGTCACCGCCGGGGGGCTCAACAGCCCCATCAAGGCGATGAAGCGGATGAGCCACGGATCAAGACCTTCAAACGCATGA